The following are encoded together in the Trichocoleus sp. FACHB-46 genome:
- a CDS encoding alpha/beta fold hydrolase: protein MVTSLPWHQRVGNQRDWVWRGWQTRYTYMRAAQGATSNTPIILLHGFGASIGHWRQNLEALSQSHTVYALDMLGFGASEKAVANYNAAFWVEQVYDFWKTFIRQPVVLVGNSIGSLICMAAAAAHPDMVAGIAMLSLPDPSAREEAIPQFLRPAIATLEGLFASPLLLKTIFRVVRRPQVVKPWARIAYANPEAVTDELVDILTGPAQDRGSAQAFCAILKAMTSTKFGPSVKSMLPTLQIPMLLMWGKQDRMIPYSLARQFISYNPNLKFVEVDNAGHCLHDECPEAVNQAILEWIDTWSVAKTAEFSALPVAVEE, encoded by the coding sequence GTGGTCACTTCTTTGCCTTGGCATCAGCGGGTTGGTAATCAGCGAGATTGGGTTTGGCGGGGGTGGCAAACTCGCTACACCTACATGCGAGCGGCACAGGGAGCCACTAGCAATACGCCCATAATTTTGCTGCATGGGTTTGGCGCATCGATTGGGCACTGGCGGCAGAATCTAGAAGCGCTAAGCCAATCCCACACCGTTTATGCACTCGATATGTTGGGGTTTGGAGCTTCTGAGAAAGCAGTGGCTAACTACAACGCAGCTTTTTGGGTCGAGCAAGTTTATGACTTCTGGAAAACCTTTATTCGTCAGCCTGTGGTGTTAGTGGGTAACTCCATTGGCTCGCTGATCTGTATGGCGGCGGCAGCAGCTCACCCGGATATGGTCGCGGGGATTGCCATGCTCAGCTTGCCCGATCCTTCTGCCCGCGAAGAAGCGATTCCTCAATTTCTCCGACCCGCGATCGCCACTCTCGAAGGTCTATTTGCCTCCCCGCTGTTGCTCAAAACCATATTTCGAGTAGTGCGACGGCCTCAAGTCGTAAAGCCCTGGGCCAGAATTGCTTATGCCAACCCAGAAGCTGTTACCGATGAACTCGTAGATATTTTGACTGGACCTGCCCAAGACCGAGGCTCTGCTCAAGCATTTTGTGCCATCCTTAAAGCCATGACTAGCACCAAATTTGGCCCTAGCGTCAAGTCTATGCTGCCAACCCTGCAAATTCCCATGCTGCTGATGTGGGGGAAGCAGGACCGGATGATTCCTTATAGCTTGGCGCGGCAGTTTATCAGCTACAACCCCAACCTCAAGTTTGTCGAAGTAGACAACGCTGGTCATTGCCTGCACGATGAATGTCCAGAAGCAGTGAATCAGGCGATTCTGGAGTGGATTGATACTTGGAGTGTAGCTAAAACGGCTGAATTTTCAGCGCTACCAGTTGCTGTTGAGGAGTAA
- a CDS encoding LexA family transcriptional regulator, whose product MPSGGSRKGSGRKYKFGEPSADIGVPRSISNDLAVAIEYLWEQGIRGQELVQVLRSAKLHRIRKYDYSVSAGANSTSSVGGDSMNTDYEEIDLYDALIEEPSKTIILPVIGDSMIGIGIYPGDWLIVEQINPLYQKPQEEDIVIVSIDDETLVKRYRREKGEVVLVSENENHKPIRRTEGSIYISGIVKTAIRRNLSKL is encoded by the coding sequence ATGCCAAGCGGCGGTTCTCGAAAAGGATCAGGTCGAAAATATAAATTTGGAGAACCATCTGCGGATATTGGTGTTCCTAGATCAATTAGTAATGATTTAGCCGTAGCAATAGAGTACTTGTGGGAACAGGGAATACGAGGGCAAGAACTAGTCCAGGTCTTACGTTCAGCGAAGTTACACCGGATTAGAAAGTACGATTATTCGGTGTCAGCGGGTGCGAACAGTACATCCAGCGTCGGAGGGGATTCAATGAACACCGATTATGAGGAAATTGACCTCTATGACGCACTGATCGAAGAACCGAGCAAAACCATCATATTGCCCGTGATAGGCGACTCAATGATAGGTATTGGTATTTATCCAGGTGACTGGTTGATTGTTGAACAAATTAACCCTCTATATCAGAAACCTCAAGAGGAAGACATTGTTATAGTCTCCATTGATGATGAAACCTTAGTTAAACGCTATAGAAGGGAAAAGGGAGAGGTAGTTCTGGTATCAGAGAACGAGAACCACAAACCTATCAGGCGTACTGAAGGTTCGATTTACATCTCAGGAATTGTGAAAACAGCTATTCGTCGTAACTTGTCAAAACTGTAA
- a CDS encoding HEAT repeat domain-containing protein, which produces MPTLVHITDEKNSARIKESGIALGKYRSVIYFMPVVQDHFISHQWLRELRRRGARVLVGVYFRLPSDELVWAGKYSSKHQRLPLGQAIRDFSALADPLGYEMFIERKIDAAEITKIRHLPQKIGWRYQPHAHRKPPCGCPACLDYGSYGSRKIREKYDSPSIPVPYETLKARIAESSQIDVLLDCLWALCNKRRTADPSFLEHLLTIEDAELQEVLARTLAHFRHEKTKRMLLELCKHESAEVKTAATESLVQLYRQDAIAVLGPLVDDPAISIALADSSLEFL; this is translated from the coding sequence ATGCCCACGCTTGTTCACATCACAGACGAAAAAAATAGTGCCCGAATCAAAGAGTCTGGCATTGCGCTAGGAAAATATCGTAGCGTCATCTACTTCATGCCTGTTGTACAGGATCACTTTATATCGCATCAGTGGTTACGGGAACTTCGGCGTAGGGGTGCACGGGTATTGGTTGGTGTTTACTTTCGCTTGCCATCAGATGAGCTTGTTTGGGCAGGGAAGTACAGCTCAAAACACCAACGTCTACCCTTAGGGCAAGCCATCCGTGACTTTTCTGCACTTGCAGATCCATTGGGTTATGAGATGTTCATCGAGAGAAAGATCGATGCGGCAGAAATCACCAAGATTCGTCATTTACCTCAAAAAATTGGTTGGCGTTATCAGCCCCACGCTCATAGAAAGCCACCATGCGGATGTCCAGCATGTCTGGATTACGGCTCCTACGGGTCAAGAAAGATTCGTGAGAAATATGATTCTCCGTCTATTCCAGTTCCCTACGAAACACTTAAGGCCAGGATTGCAGAGTCTAGTCAGATAGATGTTTTGTTGGACTGCTTATGGGCGCTGTGCAATAAGCGCCGAACTGCCGACCCTTCCTTTCTTGAGCATCTTCTGACTATTGAGGACGCCGAACTTCAGGAAGTGCTGGCTCGCACGCTTGCACATTTTAGACACGAAAAGACGAAACGCATGTTGCTGGAGCTGTGTAAGCATGAGTCTGCTGAAGTCAAGACAGCTGCCACAGAGAGTCTTGTTCAACTCTATCGCCAGGACGCGATCGCCGTGCTAGGCCCATTAGTGGATGATCCAGCAATTTCAATAGCACTGGCTGACAGTTCGCTTGAATTCTTGTAA
- a CDS encoding orange carotenoid-binding protein yields the protein MPITIDSARGIFPQTLFADAVPATIARFKQLNAEDQLAWTWFAYLEMGQTITVAAPGAASMQFAEATLEQIRKMTFAEQTQVMCDLANHADTPICRTYAAWSANIKLGFWYKLGQWMDEGIVAPIPAGYQLSANASAVLQAVRELDQGQQITVLRNSVVDMGFDPGKLGDYTKVTEPVVTPKDISQRTQVTIEGIDNPTVLSYMNNLNANDFGALIELFAPDGALQPPFQRPIVGRDGILQFFNEECQNLNLIPERGVSEPAEDGYTQVKVTGKVQTPWFGAAVGMNMAWRFLINPKGKIFFVAIDLLASPKELLNLIR from the coding sequence ATGCCGATTACGATTGACTCAGCTCGCGGAATTTTTCCTCAAACTCTATTTGCTGATGCAGTACCAGCTACGATCGCTAGATTCAAACAACTCAACGCCGAAGACCAACTAGCATGGACTTGGTTCGCTTATCTTGAAATGGGCCAGACCATTACCGTTGCCGCTCCTGGCGCTGCCAGCATGCAGTTTGCAGAAGCGACTCTAGAGCAAATTCGAAAAATGACTTTTGCTGAGCAAACGCAAGTCATGTGTGACTTGGCAAACCATGCCGACACCCCAATTTGTCGCACCTATGCTGCTTGGTCTGCAAACATCAAGCTAGGATTTTGGTACAAGCTTGGGCAATGGATGGATGAAGGAATTGTGGCTCCCATTCCAGCAGGCTATCAACTTTCCGCCAACGCCTCAGCAGTACTGCAAGCGGTTAGAGAATTAGATCAGGGCCAACAAATTACAGTCCTACGCAATTCTGTAGTTGATATGGGGTTTGACCCAGGTAAGTTGGGTGACTACACCAAAGTTACTGAACCTGTTGTTACTCCCAAAGACATCTCACAGCGCACTCAAGTCACTATTGAAGGGATTGATAACCCGACGGTGCTGAGCTACATGAACAATTTGAATGCCAACGACTTTGGCGCTTTGATTGAGTTGTTCGCACCCGATGGTGCCCTTCAGCCTCCTTTTCAGAGACCCATCGTTGGCAGAGATGGCATCCTGCAATTCTTCAACGAAGAATGTCAAAATCTGAATCTGATTCCAGAGCGAGGCGTTTCTGAACCCGCAGAAGACGGTTACACCCAAGTAAAAGTCACTGGCAAAGTCCAAACTCCTTGGTTTGGTGCCGCTGTGGGCATGAATATGGCTTGGCGATTCTTGATCAATCCCAAAGGCAAGATTTTCTTTGTCGCAATTGATTTGTTGGCTTCTCCTAAAGAATTGCTGAACTTGATTCGTTAG
- a CDS encoding peroxiredoxin-like family protein, with protein MDAYAIIKQTQRQRVSDGAIAPILSDCESATRQLVLVWPQLGDFDSLEYAWWLQREAEQLQAQNITIRAVGIGDRDSGQKFCDYTGFPAGCLLIDPTAELHRQLGLYSGLSLKVPSLSSAQNAWMNLMLMCAGIGSPGTLAEVFRGYRGDRQAPQLIDDEEVVQAKPLPPFKGSFFKLAGGTGFQRPFELATLRLRNMTEVLSHWKTYVPDAAYMTQRGGTFLFDAQGELLYEHRDRGILGFAEDMSNPLSFLGDGSCLNVGS; from the coding sequence ATGGATGCTTACGCCATCATCAAGCAAACTCAACGTCAAAGGGTAAGCGATGGAGCGATCGCCCCAATTCTTAGCGATTGTGAGTCTGCCACGCGACAGTTGGTTTTGGTTTGGCCGCAACTGGGAGACTTTGACAGTTTGGAATATGCCTGGTGGCTGCAACGAGAAGCAGAACAGCTCCAAGCTCAGAACATCACAATTCGAGCCGTGGGAATTGGCGATCGCGATTCTGGTCAGAAATTTTGCGACTACACAGGTTTTCCCGCTGGCTGCTTATTGATTGACCCGACCGCAGAACTGCACCGTCAACTCGGCCTCTATTCGGGTCTCTCGCTCAAGGTACCTAGTCTCTCCTCGGCTCAGAATGCCTGGATGAACTTGATGCTGATGTGCGCCGGGATTGGTAGCCCTGGGACACTGGCCGAAGTGTTTCGGGGTTATCGAGGCGATCGCCAAGCTCCTCAGCTGATTGATGACGAAGAAGTGGTGCAAGCTAAACCACTCCCACCATTTAAAGGTTCATTTTTCAAGCTGGCAGGCGGTACAGGATTTCAACGCCCCTTCGAGCTGGCTACCCTGCGCCTGCGAAATATGACAGAAGTGCTGAGCCACTGGAAAACTTATGTGCCAGATGCCGCTTATATGACGCAACGGGGAGGTACTTTTCTCTTTGATGCTCAGGGGGAATTGCTCTACGAACATCGCGATCGCGGTATCCTCGGCTTTGCAGAAGATATGAGTAACCCGCTGTCGTTTCTGGGCGATGGCTCTTGTCTCAATGTAGGTTCTTAG
- a CDS encoding glutathionylspermidine synthase family protein: MNSKIFDSPERDYLFKSMRLNWYNLCPIDGETGLPIASEQVPYALYHCHQVSPSFVQEMRQASESVGRVFMKMWSVIRQLDGDTLLDYGFPVETIRLVKYDPLPPLCMRLDWCWNPAVSLKKVVETNPQTPSFWFECTEGNGHVAQHFGLQDPVPGAQNLLRASLNQHLKRAAAYLKKSLSDCHVAFTALNNPEDVGTMQWLSQHYSGKSTVFPLEFLRIQNGDRLFYERTGERIDILFMWYPVEWAIHDTDEAGERLWPALEQLILERKVVIVNFASAFLLQPKSVFALINDLGSEFFDDRDAATVIDYFPKTSLTTEALGSDYFAKPILGRQGEGGFAVEAGAIANRSHNNDPWYTEQPYVYQELLEFPQLTIADELMTAVWGAWLYNDGRDRLVAGGLGMRVSEGEITDDYSYWCPSGC; encoded by the coding sequence ATGAATAGCAAGATTTTCGACAGTCCAGAACGCGATTACTTGTTTAAGTCGATGCGGCTCAACTGGTATAACCTGTGCCCAATTGACGGCGAAACCGGTTTGCCGATCGCTAGTGAACAAGTGCCTTACGCGCTCTACCACTGCCACCAAGTTTCACCCAGTTTTGTGCAGGAGATGCGACAAGCTTCTGAATCGGTGGGTCGAGTATTCATGAAGATGTGGTCGGTGATTCGGCAGTTGGATGGCGACACATTGCTCGACTACGGCTTCCCAGTTGAGACTATTCGCTTGGTTAAGTACGATCCACTGCCTCCCCTTTGTATGCGGCTGGACTGGTGCTGGAATCCCGCTGTCAGCTTGAAAAAAGTCGTCGAAACCAATCCGCAAACGCCCAGCTTTTGGTTTGAATGTACCGAAGGCAATGGCCATGTCGCCCAGCATTTTGGCTTGCAAGACCCCGTCCCCGGTGCCCAAAATTTGCTTCGTGCCAGCTTAAATCAACACCTCAAGCGAGCCGCAGCTTATCTTAAGAAATCCCTCTCAGATTGTCATGTTGCTTTTACTGCTCTCAACAACCCTGAAGATGTCGGCACCATGCAATGGCTGAGCCAGCACTATTCTGGTAAAAGCACCGTATTTCCGTTGGAATTTCTGCGAATTCAAAACGGCGATCGCCTCTTCTACGAACGCACTGGAGAGCGCATTGACATTTTGTTTATGTGGTATCCGGTCGAGTGGGCGATTCACGATACCGACGAAGCAGGAGAGCGTCTCTGGCCTGCCCTAGAGCAGCTGATTCTGGAGCGCAAAGTCGTGATTGTGAACTTTGCTTCAGCGTTTCTGCTGCAACCCAAAAGTGTTTTTGCCCTGATAAACGATTTAGGATCAGAATTCTTTGACGATCGCGATGCTGCCACTGTGATCGACTATTTCCCCAAAACTTCCTTAACCACTGAGGCGCTGGGCAGCGACTACTTTGCCAAGCCAATTTTGGGCCGCCAAGGGGAAGGGGGATTTGCCGTTGAAGCAGGGGCGATCGCCAACCGTAGCCACAACAACGACCCTTGGTACACGGAGCAACCCTATGTCTACCAAGAACTCTTAGAGTTTCCTCAACTCACTATTGCTGACGAATTAATGACTGCCGTTTGGGGCGCGTGGCTCTACAACGATGGCCGCGATCGCCTCGTGGCTGGAGGCTTGGGGATGCGGGTTTCAGAAGGCGAGATTACAGACGACTATTCTTACTGGTGCCCGAGCGGTTGTTAA